The nucleotide sequence ACTGAGCGGCGGGTAGCCGGCGGACACCGGTTCCGGTTCGGCTTCGGCGCCGCGCAGCCCAGGGTACCGGGACCAGCCGGCCAGCAGGGTGTACGTCACGGCGGCACCGAAGGCCGGCACCAGCAGGTCCCCGATCGCCGGGATGAACCCGAGCAGCAGGTCGTACTGTCCACCGTGCAGGTCCGGCGGCTTGCTGAAGGTGGCGCCCGGCGGTGCACCGTCCAGCAGCCGCTGGTAGCCGTCCAGGCCGATCTGCCGGCCAAGCTGCCAGGCCAGTACGGCGGCGCCGAGCATGCCGAGCACCACCACGAGCATCCCGACCGGCCCCCGGTAGCGGCGCAGCAGCAGCCACATCGCGACCGCGGCCAGCACGCCGAGACCGAAGCCGAGCAGGCTGAACCAGCCGTCCGCGGCGATGAACTCCTCCGGCTGCGGCGCGGCCAGCAGCGCCCCGTCCTCGCTCTGCACCACCGGCACGCCCGGCGACACGGCCCACCAGAGCAGGCCGAACGGCACCCCTAGCAGGATCAACGCCAGCAGCGCGACGCCGCTGACCGCCAGGCTCCGCAGCGGTGGACCGGCTCGATCACCTCCGCCCGGAGGCGGGACGACGGGGTACCCGAGCGGAGCCGGCCCGAGGGCGTCCGAGGGCCCACTGTCGGAGGGCCCACTGTCGGAGGGCCCGGCGTCCGAGAGCCCGGCGCCCGAGAGCCCGGCGCCCGAAGGCCCGGAGTGGTACGGGCCGGGCGGTGTTCCCGGCGGCACCTCGACACCGACCGGTCCGGCGCCGGGCGCGGGAGGCGGGGCAGGTGGAGTTGGGCTCGGCGGGGGGCGCTTGTCGTCGCCGTCACCTGACGTGCCGTCGGGGTGGGAGGTTGCCGGACTCACCCGGTGATCCTCTCAGGCCCGGCACAGCACTGGCGGCCCGGTACGCCGAAACCGTCCGACCCCGCCCCGGATCAGCGCGCGACCTCCGCAGAGCGGTGACGGGACCTCGCGGCAACTCCCGCTGCCGCTTGTCGGGCGGCGGGAGCCGCTCACGAACCCTCTCGCCAGCCGGCCGCCTCGAGCGCGGCGCGCACCTGTGCCACCACGTACTCCGGCTTGCGACGCACGTCGAAGGCGGTGAAGCGCAGGATGCGGTCGCCGGCCACCCAGATCTCGTTCTGCCGACGCAGGTCCGCCGCCCAGTGTCGGGCGTCCATGTGGTGTGCGCCGTCGACCTCGGCGTGCAGCCGCCACCGCCGCCAGTAGGCGTCGAGATACCGCACCCCACCCCTCGCATCCTTGCGGCGCTCCTGCTGATCCGGCGGCGGCAGTCGGTGACGGCGGCAGAGCCGAACGAAGTCGATCTCGGAGAGCGCCTCCGCCCCGCCCGCCACGTCTGCCATCGTCTGCCGCATCAGCACCCGCCGCCGCAGCTGGGGCATCCGCTCGATCACCGCGTCGATCTCGGCCGGCGTGACCCGGCGTTGCTGGCAACCAGCCGCGAGAATCACCTGTGCGTCGTCGTCGCTGGGCGCCCACTGTGCCGCGTCGACGATGGCCCGGGCCATCGTGGTGCGATCTGGTCGGCCCCGCTGCCGGTCGACGTCGGGCAGGTGCCGGGTTCGGCGTACGCGTACGGCTGGCAGA is from Micromonospora sp. WMMD1102 and encodes:
- a CDS encoding DUF2567 domain-containing protein; amino-acid sequence: MPFGLLWWAVSPGVPVVQSEDGALLAAPQPEEFIAADGWFSLLGFGLGVLAAVAMWLLLRRYRGPVGMLVVVLGMLGAAVLAWQLGRQIGLDGYQRLLDGAPPGATFSKPPDLHGGQYDLLLGFIPAIGDLLVPAFGAAVTYTLLAGWSRYPGLRGAEAEPEPVSAGYPPLSWDLPAPPAPPGAPAPPVPDATEPPRG
- a CDS encoding DUF559 domain-containing protein, producing MITWSQAVAELTPSKVRHLVSTGRWRRVARNVLITQGGQLRREQHWWVAVLAAGDSALLAGLASARAGGLRGAWRSDVVDVLVPYGKRAPDLLRRLPLGLPAVRVRRTRHLPDVDRQRGRPDRTTMARAIVDAAQWAPSDDDAQVILAAGCQQRRVTPAEIDAVIERMPQLRRRVLMRQTMADVAGGAEALSEIDFVRLCRRHRLPPPDQQERRKDARGGVRYLDAYWRRWRLHAEVDGAHHMDARHWAADLRRQNEIWVAGDRILRFTAFDVRRKPEYVVAQVRAALEAAGWREGS